In Solenopsis invicta isolate M01_SB chromosome 1, UNIL_Sinv_3.0, whole genome shotgun sequence, one genomic interval encodes:
- the LOC105193267 gene encoding 2-oxoisovalerate dehydrogenase subunit beta, mitochondrial, protein MLCELSARLRHAGRLLLSRSREISVGRVSHARESHFTYFPCEKSLVAGETQKLNMFQAINHGLHIALENDPRSVVFGEDVAFGGVFRCTMDLKKRFGANRVFNTPLCEQGIAGFGIGLANAGISAIAEIQFADYIFPAFDQLVNEAAKLRYRSGNMFDCGKLTVRAPCGAVGHGGLYHSQSPEAYFAHTPGLKIVVPRGAMHAKGLLLSCIDEPDPCIIFEPKTLYRTAIDEVPLAHYKIEIGKAEIVRSGDAVTLVGWGTQVHVLLEVADLVEKKLGASCEVIDLVSILPWDAELVCKSVKKTGRAVIAHEAPMTNGFGAEITATVQAECFLHLEAPVQRITGWDCPFPHIFEPFYLPDKWRCFAAVRDVLKY, encoded by the exons ATGCTCTGCGAGTTAAGCGCGAGGCTGCGGCACGCTGGGAGGTTACTTTTAAGCCGCAGTCGTGAGATTTCCGTCGGTCGAGTGAGCCATGCCAGAGAGTCGCACTTTACGTATTTCCCATGCGAGAAGTCGCTTGTCGCCG GTGAGACTCAAAAGCTGAATATGTTTCAAGCTATAAATCACGGGCTTCATATAGCTTTGGAAAATGATCCGCGTTCAG tggTATTCGGCGAGGATGTAGCATTCGGAGGCGTCTTTCGTTGCACGATGGACTTGAAGAAGCGTTTTGGAGCCAACCGTGTCTTTAATACGCCTCTTTGTGAGCAAGGAATTGCCGGTTTCGGAATCGGCTTAGCCAACGCGGGAATATCAGCAATTGCCGAAATACAATTTGCCGACTACATATTTCCTGCTTTCGATCAG TTGGTAAACGAAGCGGCCAAGCTGAGGTATCGAAGCGGCAATATGTTTGACTGCGGCAAACTTACGGTTCGCGCGCCTTGCGGAGCCGTTGGCCACGGAGGCCTTTACCACTCTCAAAGCCCGGAAGCCTACTTCGCGCACACTCCTGGTTTGAAG ATCGTCGTGCCTCGCGGAGCGATGCACGCGAAAGGTCTCCTGTTGAGCTGCATCGACGAGCCGGATCCCTGTATCATATTCGAGCCAAAAACTTTATATCGCACTGCGATCGACGAGGTGCCCCTGGCACATTACAAAATTGAAATTGGCAAGGCTGAGATTGTAAGAAGCG GTGACGCCGTGACGCTCGTTGGCTGGGGCACACAGGTGCACGTACTGCTGGAGGTGGCCGACCTAGTCGAGAAGAAACTCGGAGCGTCCTGCGAGGTGATAGACCTCGTCTCAATTCTACCTTGGGACGCGGAACTCGTGTGCAAG TCGGTGAAGAAAACCGGACGCGCAGTCATCGCCCACGAAGCGCCGATGACCAATGGATTTGGGGCGGAAATAACCGCTACCGTGCAG GCGGAGTGCTTCCTGCATCTGGAGGCACCAGTCCAGAGGATCACAGGATGGGACTGTCCCTTCCCGCACATCTTCGAGCCATTCTACCTGCCGGACAAGTGGCGTTGCTTCGCAGCTGTTCGAGATGTTCTCAAGTATTAA